A window of Chitinophaga sp. MM2321 contains these coding sequences:
- a CDS encoding DUF3276 family protein has protein sequence MAYENNNQQERNNDSIFSKRLKAGKRRTYFFDVKTTRGNDYFLTITESKKRFNDNGYDRHKVFLYKEDFNKFLNALTETINYVKTELMPDFDFDAYNHDYVQEEQDEADAERETSVVAEVETVAAVEEEVPVAAVAAAPASHSSDEVDKW, from the coding sequence GTGGCGTACGAAAATAACAATCAACAGGAAAGGAACAATGATAGCATCTTTTCCAAACGATTGAAAGCGGGCAAAAGAAGAACGTACTTCTTTGATGTAAAGACCACTCGGGGAAACGATTACTTTCTCACTATAACAGAAAGTAAGAAACGTTTTAATGACAACGGTTATGACAGGCACAAAGTATTCCTGTACAAGGAAGACTTCAACAAGTTCCTGAACGCACTGACTGAAACCATCAACTATGTAAAAACAGAGTTGATGCCCGATTTTGACTTTGATGCCTACAACCATGATTATGTGCAGGAAGAACAAGATGAAGCAGACGCAGAAAGGGAAACTTCAGTAGTAGCTGAAGTTGAAACTGTTGCAGCTGTGGAAGAAGAAGTTCCCGTTGCAGCGGTAGCAGCAGCACCGGCTTCACATAGCTCAGACGAAGTAGACAAATGGTAA